From Bacillus pumilus, one genomic window encodes:
- a CDS encoding glycosyl hydrolase family 8, giving the protein MHTRIYRTAIVLLIVILLGGCTWKQQKESADPVSPQPVLPGEYFITHHLMTDQGLIRTSFAEQHIYLSESLGLWMDYLVRKKDQNLFDQQLGVLQDQFLLDHHLLSWQIESEQKSKANALVDDLRVVAALQKANRLWKKSAYQTTAKEIAQALKEKNMFKGILSDYYDASTNRTSHTITLSYIDPKAIKELESLKIFTKQMTSNQLAILKQAPRKKGFFPKSYDIKKKTYSFDREINMIDQLYTALHAHHAKVNTSAIMKWLKTTFKQEGKLYGRYKLSTLQPSVTYESPSVYALVLLYALKQNELEFAKAVYHRMKELQTQDPLKPYYGGYMNEKDTHSFDNLLPLIAERELLNESVVQ; this is encoded by the coding sequence ATGCATACACGCATATATCGTACAGCAATTGTTTTACTCATTGTCATTCTACTAGGCGGATGTACCTGGAAGCAGCAGAAAGAATCAGCTGATCCAGTATCGCCACAGCCTGTATTGCCTGGAGAATATTTTATCACTCACCACTTAATGACAGATCAAGGCTTGATTCGTACCTCTTTTGCAGAGCAGCACATCTACTTATCTGAATCACTCGGACTTTGGATGGATTATCTTGTTCGAAAAAAAGATCAAAATTTATTTGACCAACAGTTGGGTGTTCTACAAGATCAATTTTTACTAGACCATCATCTTCTCAGCTGGCAAATTGAATCTGAGCAAAAAAGTAAGGCCAATGCTTTAGTTGATGATTTACGTGTAGTGGCGGCACTTCAAAAGGCAAATCGTTTGTGGAAGAAGTCAGCGTATCAAACGACAGCAAAAGAAATCGCTCAAGCGTTAAAAGAAAAAAACATGTTCAAAGGCATATTGTCCGATTATTATGATGCATCAACAAATCGAACTTCACACACAATCACACTCTCTTATATAGACCCAAAAGCAATCAAAGAATTGGAATCCCTCAAAATATTCACGAAACAAATGACCAGTAACCAATTAGCCATTCTAAAACAAGCACCGAGAAAAAAAGGATTCTTTCCTAAATCCTATGACATAAAGAAAAAAACCTATTCGTTTGATCGAGAAATCAATATGATCGATCAACTCTATACGGCTCTACATGCCCATCATGCAAAGGTTAATACGTCTGCGATCATGAAATGGCTTAAAACGACTTTTAAACAAGAAGGAAAACTGTACGGGAGATATAAGCTGAGCACATTGCAGCCATCTGTGACGTATGAATCGCCTTCGGTATATGCACTTGTCCTATTGTATGCCCTTAAACAAAACGAGCTTGAATTTGCAAAGGCTGTTTATCACCGCATGAAAGAATTACAAACCCAAGATCCTCTCAAGCCTTATTACGGAGGATATATGAACGAAAAAGACACACACTCATTTGATAACTTATTGCCTCTGATTGCAGAAAGGGAGCTTCTAAATGAATCGGTTGTTCAGTAA
- a CDS encoding GGDEF domain-containing protein gives MNRLFSNTYRLYYSLLLTFAGLILFMGYLNVQDAESFMIIALTFVVLGCGILFGILPALIFTLLILFFIGSAMFFTEFGHENPLFSNQTLQDVVIWGVALLFFAISAGSLHERIKMLRHTIEQQKQAIKQFVAIDSTTGFDNAERMKLELSEEMKRAERYKQPFVFILLHMNYAAEFKSLYGEKEMQHLFQQLSLKIRESVRETDKKFRLSEDRMGLLLTHTPEENVSVVLDKLKNKLQPHVLLNGREVTLTFLVCHLTSSSDYRTPEQFLEELEKEMMMNEL, from the coding sequence ATGAATCGGTTGTTCAGTAACACGTATCGCTTGTACTATTCTCTGCTCCTCACGTTTGCAGGCCTTATTTTGTTTATGGGCTATCTCAACGTACAAGATGCGGAGAGCTTTATGATCATCGCACTGACATTTGTCGTGTTAGGCTGCGGTATTTTATTTGGTATCCTACCAGCATTAATTTTCACCTTGCTTATTTTGTTCTTTATAGGAAGCGCCATGTTCTTTACAGAGTTTGGTCATGAAAATCCCCTTTTTTCAAATCAAACATTGCAAGATGTAGTGATTTGGGGCGTAGCACTTCTTTTTTTTGCTATTTCAGCGGGAAGCTTGCATGAACGGATCAAGATGCTGCGTCACACCATTGAACAACAAAAGCAGGCCATCAAACAATTTGTGGCGATTGATTCGACAACAGGATTTGACAATGCTGAGCGGATGAAGCTCGAATTGTCCGAGGAAATGAAACGGGCAGAACGGTACAAACAGCCATTTGTCTTTATTCTTCTTCATATGAATTACGCAGCGGAATTCAAATCGTTATATGGAGAAAAAGAAATGCAGCACCTATTTCAGCAATTAAGTCTCAAGATCCGCGAAAGCGTAAGAGAAACCGATAAGAAATTTCGATTATCCGAAGATCGAATGGGCTTGCTGCTAACTCACACACCAGAAGAAAACGTGTCAGTTGTCCTTGATAAGCTAAAGAATAAACTGCAACCGCATGTCCTGTTAAACGGTCGTGAAGTGACCTTGACATTTCTTGTCTGTCATTTAACAAGCAGCTCGGATTATCGAACGCCAGAGCAATTTTTAGAAGAACTAGAAAAAGAGATGATGATGAATGAACTTTAA
- a CDS encoding DUF2334 domain-containing protein: MNFNSLMKCCLMIALFSILSFKHMASADALVTQPNTLIVYSTQSDEVTPAVHMLDLLAGHFSKQTTIVSDEHLAEKRINEFQQVIYLGEIKRTLPKQTIRAMNESQQVIAIGYNAEQLRPFSKLTFHKQDHTSQMKHTHDQTYRQLERSISALTVRGAALHSELLLKNHQADLPFVIQTKEGAAYIGILDVVQHNKILAEVLEKYMPSSVQMTTKYLMLGNISPASDEKKLLELGQYVSARHIPFQIAVTPVWMDRETGDEVTLSDRPKLVNVLKQLQGNGASIILHGFSRTYRTEESGQSFEFWDAKYDQSITSNDPKKTEKKRSKSQFPNEKDFNAYTRSNQQQETAYTEEKLTKGIELLAQQGLYPLAFEVPHDAISQQGYEVISRHVSSLFGQVQLSDRTWKTVGAPPLVTSPAMLHGMTLYPQRPVETASDQEDSNVLTEQTIQSMQHLQSAAIGLSYDVESGIAGLQELITQMEAIPSSEWLDLKKTKQTVQTAHVKIQTSGNGHIQVEQSDIAETKTVKRSGIENMLRILTVVVMLFIAAFALYTLYLRLTMKKRIFKERKLGG; encoded by the coding sequence ATGAACTTTAATTCTTTGATGAAATGTTGTTTGATGATCGCGCTTTTTTCGATTCTTTCGTTTAAACACATGGCTTCAGCCGATGCTCTTGTCACGCAGCCAAATACCCTGATCGTTTATTCCACACAATCGGATGAAGTGACTCCAGCCGTTCATATGCTGGATCTACTCGCCGGTCATTTTTCTAAACAGACGACGATTGTATCCGATGAACATTTGGCTGAAAAGAGGATCAATGAATTTCAGCAAGTCATTTATCTCGGTGAAATAAAGAGAACCTTGCCAAAACAAACCATTCGTGCGATGAACGAATCACAGCAGGTCATCGCCATTGGATACAATGCGGAACAGCTTCGCCCATTCTCCAAGCTTACTTTTCACAAACAAGATCATACCAGTCAAATGAAACATACACATGATCAGACATACCGTCAGCTAGAGAGAAGTATCAGTGCGTTAACGGTTCGAGGGGCAGCCCTGCATAGTGAACTTTTATTGAAGAATCATCAAGCTGATCTGCCATTTGTGATTCAAACAAAAGAAGGTGCGGCATATATCGGAATCTTAGATGTCGTGCAGCACAACAAAATTCTTGCAGAAGTGCTAGAAAAATACATGCCTTCTTCTGTGCAAATGACGACAAAATACTTAATGCTCGGGAACATCAGTCCAGCAAGTGACGAGAAGAAGCTGCTTGAACTTGGACAATACGTATCCGCACGGCATATTCCTTTTCAGATCGCAGTGACTCCTGTTTGGATGGATCGAGAAACAGGTGATGAAGTCACACTGAGTGACCGCCCGAAGCTCGTGAATGTGTTAAAACAATTGCAAGGCAATGGAGCGAGTATCATTCTTCATGGCTTTAGCCGTACGTATCGAACGGAGGAATCTGGTCAGAGCTTTGAGTTCTGGGATGCAAAGTATGATCAGTCCATCACGTCAAATGATCCCAAAAAAACTGAGAAGAAACGGAGTAAAAGTCAGTTCCCAAATGAAAAAGACTTTAATGCTTATACCAGATCGAATCAGCAGCAAGAAACCGCCTATACAGAAGAAAAACTGACAAAGGGCATCGAGCTTCTTGCCCAGCAAGGTCTATATCCTCTTGCGTTCGAGGTGCCGCATGATGCCATATCTCAACAAGGTTATGAAGTGATTTCAAGGCATGTGTCAAGTCTATTTGGACAGGTGCAGCTGTCAGACCGCACTTGGAAAACAGTCGGTGCACCGCCGCTGGTGACGTCTCCTGCCATGTTACATGGAATGACCCTATATCCTCAGCGACCAGTAGAGACAGCGTCTGACCAAGAAGATTCAAATGTTTTAACTGAACAGACGATTCAATCCATGCAGCATCTTCAATCAGCCGCAATCGGACTGTCCTATGATGTAGAATCAGGAATAGCCGGATTACAGGAGCTGATAACACAGATGGAGGCAATCCCTTCTAGTGAATGGCTGGATTTAAAGAAAACAAAACAGACGGTCCAAACTGCACATGTAAAAATCCAAACATCAGGGAATGGACATATTCAAGTAGAGCAATCCGACATAGCCGAAACAAAAACAGTCAAACGAAGCGGCATAGAAAATATGCTGCGAATTCTTACAGTCGTGGTGATGCTATTTATTGCGGCATTTGCTTTATACACATTGTATTTAAGACTGACAATGAAAAAACGAATTTTTAAGGAGAGAAAATTAGGTGGCTGA